One region of Kazachstania africana CBS 2517 chromosome 3, complete genome genomic DNA includes:
- the ZRG17 gene encoding Zn(2+) transporter ZRG17 (similar to Saccharomyces cerevisiae ZRG17 (YNR039C); ancestral locus Anc_6.357), with amino-acid sequence MNAIKEEDDIPGSPENAVFITPYMDTDRNLSSIDLNLAPPSGSQLRPFLASPTFTRANSAFYSNKEGNNSSSSIIYNPSFTFGNSNNNSNTESIPTNASSSKEHRRSVYKYIPESKLPPPPSRSRSPVKNSPSEAIIPPSNHVSKRSSVTLESPFNFPSTTMNDQRTHQQNISVSTTTRTSFRKGHRYKHSSVSMNFFQEPEVKIPLNIAKSLPIPDFNDLLQNLSWPKTHIQLALVLLQIIICSLTFQIGHYKSWSNFITLSHFITYDIIGSLAIICVETLSQFEVWFTATITLPFGLNRIDVLLSFGLAVSLCFVGLDLLFHVLEEVIVLFVENTKIDNHDEINSQIPHSHHMSSSAAADPQSLIANNFSLWYSFLAINLFISTMSLFKIFFSNKHSKLKTKNPIITITYTIYLFFYPTVFETLLDFADYFATVLIALFILIHGLTIVEWTSTILLMGFSTVALPSSLPLIDEEEEINVDSSKDRKKLLNSLPISRDLTKTNRHELFQINKDNNNDATNVKMFLKESIESLEEFKSRCDLNYEDLTIIKVNFSLFIILVKVTLKGGSNDDELKLRLAIHNCARNVLPTCETTIEIDRL; translated from the coding sequence ATGAATGCTATTAAGGAGGAGGATGATATACCAGGATCTCCAGAAAATGCTGTCTTTATTACACCATATATGGATACAGACCGCAATTTATCGTCAATAGATCTAAATCTGGCACCCCCATCAGGGTCTCAGTTGAGACCATTCCTGGCATCACCCACATTCACTAGGGCGAACTCTGCATTTTACTCCAACAAAGAGGGAAACAATTCTAGTTCCAGTATAATATATAACCCTTCTTTCACATTTGGAAATTCGAACAATAACAGTAATACAGAAAGCATACCTACAAATGCTTCTAGCAGTAAAGAACATAGAAGAAGCGTGTACAAATATATTCCTGAAAGTAAACTCCCTCCTCCACCTTCTAGAAGCAGATCTCCAGTTAAAAACTCACCATCCGAGGCAATAATACCTCCAAGCAATCATGTATCCAAGAGATCTTCGGTAACCTTAGAATCGCCGTTTAACTTTCCTAGCACCACAATGAATGATCAGAGAACAcatcaacaaaatatcTCTGTTTCAACAACTACAAGGACCTCTTTTCGTAAAGGGCATAGATATAAGCATTCTTCtgtttcaatgaattttttccaGGAACCAGAAGTGAAAATACCATTGAACATTGCCAAATCATTACCAATCCCTGATTTTAATGATCTTTTACAGAACTTATCATGGCCAAAGACGCACATTCAATTGGCTCTGGTTCTTTTACAGATTATAATTTGTTCTTTAACTTTTCAGATAGGCCATTACAAATCTTGGAGCAACTTTATAACATTATCACATTTCATCACGTATGACATTATTGGTTCCCTTGCAATTATCTGTGTCGAAACATTATCTCAGTTTGAAGTCTGGTTCACAGCAACCATTACTTTACCCTTTGGCCTGAACAGAATTGATGTATTATTAAGTTTTGGGCTAGCTGTTTCCTTATGTTTTGTGGGCTTAGACTTGTTATTTCATGTGTTAGAAGAAGTAATAGTACTTTTCGTGGAAAACACTAAAATTGACAATCatgatgaaatcaattcaCAAATTCCCCACTCTCACCACATGTCATCATCTGCTGCTGCTGACCCCCAATCTTTAATTGCGAATAACTTTTCCCTATGGTATTCATTCCTGGCgataaatttattcatttcCACGATGTCATtattcaagatatttttcaGCAATAAGCATAGCAAactgaaaacaaaaaacCCCATAATCACCATAACCTACACcatttatcttttcttttatcCAACAGTTTTTGAAACTCTGTTAGATTTTGCTGATTATTTCGCTACAGTTCTAATCGcactttttattttgatccATGGGCTCACAATTGTCGAATGGACTTCAACAATATTACTGATGGGGTTCTCAACAGTAGCATTACCCAGTAGTTTACCATTGAtagatgaagaggaagaaattaatgTCGACAGTTCGAAGGATcgtaaaaaattattgaattcattACCTATCTCAAGAGATTTGACTAAAACGAATAGACATGAACTCTTTCAGATTAATAAGGACAACAATAATGACGCGACGAACGTTAAAATGTTTTTAAAAGAGAGTATCGAAAGCCTTGAGGAATTCAAGAGTAGATGTGATTTAAATTATGAAGACCTCACTATTATCAAAGTTAATTTTAGTCTGTTCATAATATTGGTAAAAGTGACATTAAAGGGTGGATCGAACGATGATGAACTGAAGCTGCGCCTGGCAATACATAACTGTGCAAGAAATGTATTGCCTACATGTGAAActacaattgaaattgatagattATAG
- the MRX15 gene encoding Mrx15p (similar to Saccharomyces cerevisiae YNR040W; ancestral locus Anc_6.360), with protein sequence MSTKIFKILSELASLNSPQLIYSYRIRPLYRFGSLSLSAVLLTYGVSFLDVFKLSATQRYRESASNEKSNVWLILKTFGPIPLAALPFILSAGTLYIFSRVVTGVTYIPHTNKPPSCELTRRSALFARPIREVRQLGHITRAKNVKIYTGQGPQGIDDKATFSFFLIDRSPNLKNFFSRFYILPRSGSVWKSDGRLLVALFGEDGSEKGDVAARKMDHKSNEIIFEEVRKLNGKKTLFHTHSKKKPTAVKNIVNKLVNK encoded by the coding sequence ATGAGCACgaaaatattcaagatACTTTCTGAGTTGGCTTCTTTGAATTCGCCTCAATTGATATACAGTTATAGAATTCGTCCCCTATACAGATTTGGATCTCTAAGTTTATCTGCAGTGCTTCTCACGTATGGGGTTTCGTTTCTGGATGTTTTCAAGCTATCTGCCACTCAACGTTACAGAGAAAGTGCCTCTAATGAGAAGAGTAATGTTTGGTTAATACTGAAAACATTTGGTCCTATACCATTGGCAGCACTCCCCTTCATACTTTCAGCTGGTACCCTATACATCTTTTCCAGGGTCGTGACTGGAGTTACATACATCCCACATACGAATAAACCACCGAGCTGTGAACTGACAAGAAGGTCTGCATTATTTGCACGGCCGATACGAGAGGTTCGACAATTGGGCCATATAACAAGGGCTAAAAATGTCAAAATTTATACAGGTCAGGGCCCCCAGGGAATAGATGATAAGGCAACATTTTCGTTTTTTTTAATCGACAGAAGTCccaatttgaagaatttctTTAGTAGGTTTTACATTCTTCCTCGTTCAGGTTCAGTCTGGAAATCAGATGGAAGGTTGTTAGTAGCTCTGTTTGGAGAAGATGGTTCAGAGAAGGGTGATGTTGCTGCTCGAAAAATGGATCATAAAAGTAACGAAATAATATTCGAAGAAGTACGTAAACTGAATGGGAAGAAAACCTTATTTCATACTCACTCCAAGAAAAAACCTACAGCAgttaaaaatattgtaaataaacttgtaaataaataa
- the COQ2 gene encoding 4-hydroxybenzoate octaprenyltransferase (similar to Saccharomyces cerevisiae COQ2 (YNR041C); ancestral locus Anc_6.361): MLFTGPRFFHLQLLSKAKLSNGMLYAKVAPQLLVPSRIRFISTNTHDVFTSKELEIARTERLKGLGPIVSRLPKKLIPYAELMRLEKPVGTWLLYLPCTWAILIGAIETSASLGHTLGILGLFGLGSVIMRGAGCTINDLLDKDLDSKVIRSVERPLASGRISTRNATLFLAGQTVAGAGILSLLPAGCWWLGLTSLPIVFTYPLFKRFTYYPQAALSACFTWGALLGFPAMGIFDWPTMIPLYLGTYLWCMTYDTIYAHQDKKYDIKAGIKSTALAWGKNTKKICFGLSAAQLSLYTIAGINSGLILGPGFLGGLAIFGYRLITMLSKVNLDDPKDCRRAFLANINTGLYFSYALFFEYLLKSFF, encoded by the coding sequence ATGCTGTTTACTGGCCCACGAttctttcatcttcaattaCTCTCAAAAGCAAAGCTTTCAAATGGTATGCTTTATGCCAAGGTAGCTCCACAGTTGTTAGTCCCATCACGCATCAGGTTCATCAGTACGAATACGCATGATGTATTCACTTCCAAGGAGTTAGAAATCGCTAGGACAGAAAGGTTGAAAGGTTTAGGTCCAATCGTGTCAAGACTAcccaaaaaattgattccATATGCTGAATTGATGCGTTTGGAGAAGCCTGTGGGAACATGGCTGCTTTATCTACCTTGCACGTGGGCAATATTGATTGGTGCAATAGAGACATCGGCAAGTCTAGGCCATACTTTAGGCATCCTTGGCTTGTTTGGACTCGGTTCAGTGATAATGAGGGGTGCTGGATGCACCATTAACGATCTGCTAGATAAGGACTTGGATAGTAAGGTAATCAGATCAGTGGAAAGACCTCTAGCTTCCGGTAGAATATCCACAAGAAACGCCACGCTCTTTCTTGCAGGCCAAACTGTTGCTGGCGCTGGTATATTAAGTTTATTACCTGCTGGATGTTGGTGGTTGGGGCTGACTTCGTTGCCAATTGTTTTCACCTATCCATTGTTCAAAAGATTTACTTATTACCCACAAGCTGCCTTGAGTGCTTGTTTTACTTGGGGTGCGTTACTAGGCTTTCCTGCGATGGGAATCTTTGATTGGCCAACAATGATACCTTTGTATCTGGGCACTTATCTATGGTGTATGACCTACGACACCATATATGCCCATcaagataaaaaatatgatattAAGGCTGGGATAAAGTCCACTGCTCTTGCCTGGGGTAAAAATACTAAGAAAATCTGTTTTGGATTATCTGCAGCGCAACTTTCTTTGTATACTATAGCTGGTATCAATAGTGGATTAATTTTGGGGCCAGGATTCTTGGGAGGCTTGGCCATTTTTGGTTATAGATTAATTACAATGCTTTCAAAAGTGAATTTGGATGATCCAAAAGACTGTCGGAGAGCTTTCTTAGCGAATATAAACACTGGATTATACTTCTCATATGCATTGTTCTTTGAGTATTTGCTAAAATCCTTTTTTTAA
- the MVD1 gene encoding diphosphomevalonate decarboxylase MVD1 (similar to Saccharomyces cerevisiae MVD1 (YNR043W); ancestral locus Anc_6.362), with the protein MSIHIASTTAPVNIATLKYWGKRDADLNLPTNSSISVTLSQDDLRTLTSVATSESFNKDTLWINGKEESLDSKRTQDCLKDLRSLREEMEVNDKSLPRFSQWKLHIVSENNFPTAAGLASSAAGFAALVVAIAKLYQLPQSMSELSKIARKGSGSACRSLFGGYVAWEMGQLANGEDSMAVPVASMDEWPEMKAAILVVSDVKKDTPSTQGMQLTVHTSDLFKERINNVVPRRFEEMKTAIRNKNFKEFAELTMKDSNSFHATCLDSYPPIFYMNDTSKKIIRLIHSINEFFGEVIVAYTFDAGPNAVLYYLEKDEAKIFAFIYTLLKKVEGWANKYTEPELQSFEKLFVEYKDKITFQMDSELYEGINRVILTKVGSGPQSTNECLIDESTGSPK; encoded by the coding sequence ATGAGTATCCATATTGCGTCTACAACTGCTCCTGTTAATATTGCTACTCTAAAATATTGGGGTAAAAGAGATGCGGACTTGAATTTACCAACAAATTCTTCCATTTCAGTGACATTATCCCAGGATGATTTGAGAACTTTGACTTCTGTCGCTACCAGTGAATCGTTTAATAAAGACACGCTGTGGATCAATGGCAAAGAAGAGTCGTTAGACAGTAAGAGGACACAGGATTGTTTGAAAGATTTGCGCTCTTTGAGAGAAGAAATGGAAGTGAATGATAAGTCCTTACCTAGATTCTCTCAATGGAAGTTACATATTGTTTCTGAGAATAATTTTCCTACAGCTGCCGGTCTTGCCTCCTCAGCTGCCGGCTTTGCAGCCTTAGTGGTAGCGATTGCAAAATTATATCAGTTACCACAATCCATGTCcgaattatcaaaaattgctCGTAAAGGGTCAGGTTCTGCTTGTAGGTCTTTATTTGGTGGTTATGTAGCGTGGGAGATGGGTCAATTAGCTAACGGTGAAGATTCAATGGCTGTTCCTGTGGCTTCCATGGATGAGTGGCCTGAGATGAAAGCAGCCATTCTTGTGGTAAGTGACGTAAAGAAGGATACTCCATCTACTCAAGGAATGCAATTAACAGTCCATACATCtgatttattcaaagaaagaatcaaTAACGTCGTACCAAGACgctttgaagaaatgaagaCTGCCATTAggaataaaaatttcaaagaatttgcTGAATTAACAATGAAAGACTCAAACTCATTCCATGCTACTTGTTTGGATTCTTATCCTCCGATCTTTTACATGAATGATACttccaaaaaaattatcaggTTAATACATTCGATAAATGAATTCTTCGGAGAAGTAATTGTGGCATACACATTTGACGCAGGTCCAAATGCTGTGCTATATTATTtagaaaaagatgaagCTAAGATATTTGCATTTATCTACactttattaaaaaaagttgaaggATGGGCAAATAAATACACCGAACCTGAATTGCAATCTTTCGAAAAACTATTTGTTGAATACAAGGACAAAATAACTTTTCAAATGGATAGTGAATTGTACGAGGGTATTAATAGAGTAATTCTAACCAAAGTTGGTAGTGGTCCACAATCAACGAATGAATGCTTAATTGATGAATCGACTGGCTCaccaaaataa
- the TUP1 gene encoding chromatin-silencing transcriptional regulator TUP1 (similar to Saccharomyces cerevisiae TUP1 (YCR084C); ancestral locus Anc_6.363): MSTAAAASQNKLNELLEAIRQEFANVSQEANTYRLQNQKDYDYKINQHLAEMQQIRNTVYELELSHRKLKDSYQEEINRLKLELNQKDQQIASLSQHAQSHVPSTTNTTTSAPQDSATMSTANVATATPNVAVTANITGQAAGSASLPQPNTAATPGTATNTNGPTLAPLISALGSQLQPLQVPGQQQQVPPQQPAAQLQQQVPEATTQQYQPAVAAAAPVVAAPTVTEPQDQATKPKEEVEKNDKEHYLVPFDQRASQLKAIPPFLLDLDAQQVPAHLKKLAEDYYILYNPALPRNLDVELHASLDHSSVVCCVKFSNDGEYLATGCNKTSQIYKVSTGELIAKLSDDNANSAVSSNNNDQNAPANVNGANANSGNNTNSNDLYIRSVCFSPDGKFLATGAEDKLIRIWDIQQRKIVMVLQGHDQDVYSLDYFPSGDKLVSGSGDRTVRIWDLKTGQCSLTLSIEDGVTTVAVSPGDGKFIAAGSLDRAVRVWDSETGFLVERLDSENELGTGHKDSVYSVVFTKDGNKVVSGSLDRSVKLWNLRDNNANSSSNNSNKSNATCDVTYVGHKDFVLSVTTTANDEYILSGSKDRGVLFWDTKSGNPLLMLQGHRNSVISVAVANRTPLGPKYQVFATGSGDCRARIWKFSKIDDTENSENKITEV, from the coding sequence ATGTCTACagctgctgctgcttctcaaaacaaattgaatgaacTGTTGGAAGCAATAAGACAAGAATTTGCCAATGTTTCTCAGGAAGCTAATACCTACCGTTTGCAGAATCAGAAAGATTATGATTATAAGATAAACCAACACCTTGCTGAGATGCAGCAGATCAGAAACACTGTTTATGAATTAGAATTGTCACAtagaaaattaaaagattcCTACCaggaagaaattaataGATTGAAATTGGAGTTAAATCAAAAGGATCAACAAATCGCTTCTTTGTCACAACATGCTCAATCTCACGTCCCAAGTACAACAAATACCACTACTTCAGCTCCTCAAGATTCTGCAACTATGAGTACTGCTAATGTGGCAACCGCAACTCCAAATGTAGCCGTCACTGCAAACATAACAGGTCAAGCAGCAGGTTCTGCTAGTCTACCACAACCTAATACGGCAGCTACACCAGGCACTGCTACAAATACCAATGGTCCTACTTTGGCCCCTCTAATTAGTGCCTTAGGATCTCAATTACAACCTCTACAAGTTCCCGGTCAACAACAACAAGTACCTCCACAACAACCTGCTGCTCAACTTCAACAGCAAGTTCCTGAGGCCACAACCCAACAGTATCAACctgctgttgctgctgcCGCCCCTGTTGTTGCAGCTCCTACAGTCACTGAACCACAGGACCAGGCAACCAAaccaaaagaagaagtagagaaaaatgacaaaGAACACTATTTAGTTCCATTTGACCAAAGAGCCTCACAATTGAAGGCTATTCCACCCTTCCTATTGGATTTGGATGCTCAACAGGTCCCTGcacatttgaaaaagctAGCTGAAGACTATTATATCTTATACAACCCGGCTTTGCCACGTAACCTTGATGTCGAATTACACGCATCTCTAGATCATTCTTCCGTTGTGTGTTGTGTTAAATTCAGTAACGATGGTGAATACTTGGCTACTGGTTGTAATAAGACTAGTCAAATCTATAAAGTTTCTACTGGTGAATTGATAGCAAAACTTTCCGACGACAATGCAAACAGTGCTGTTTCAAGTAACAATAACGATCAAAATGCTCCAGCTAACGTTAATGGTGCTAATGCTAATTCTGGCAACAACACCAATTCTAATGATTTATACATTCGTTCGGTATGTTTTTCACCAGATGGTAAATTTTTAGCAACTGGTGCCgaagataaattgattAGAATCTGGGATATTCAACAAAGAAAGATCGTTATGGTTCTACAAGGTCATGACCAAGATGTTTACTCGCTAGATTACTTCCCATCTGGTGATAAGCTAGTTTCTGGTTCAGGTGACAGAACTGTCAGAATCTGGGATTTGAAAACAGGTCAATGTTCGTTGACTTTATCCATAGAGGATGGTGTTACTACAGTTGCTGTTTCTCCAGGTGACGGCAAATTCATCGCTGCGGGTTCCTTAGACCGTGCCGTCCGTGTTTGGGATTCAGAAACCGGCTTTCTTGTCGAAAGATTGGActctgaaaatgaattaggAACCGGCCACAAGGATTCTGTTTATAGTGTTGTTTTCACTAAAGACGGTAATAAAGTTGTATCTGGCTCTTTGGATAGATCAGTTAAACTTTGGAACTTACGTGATAATAATGCTAACAGTAGTAGTAACAATAGCAATAAGAGTAATGCCACTTGTGATGTCACTTATGTGGGTCACAAAgattttgttctttctgTAACAACTACTGCCAATGACGAATATATTCTATCAGGTTCAAAAGATCGTGGTGTGCTATTCTGGGACACTAAATCAGGTAATCCACTACTTATGTTACAAGGCCACAGAAATTCTGTTATTTCTGTTGCAGTTGCAAACAGAACTCCATTAGGGCCAAAATACCAAGTCTTTGCAACAGGTTCAGGTGATTGCAGGGCAAGAATTTGGAAGTTCTCGAAGATTGACGATACTGaaaattctgaaaataaaatcacAGAAGTGTAG
- the AGA1 gene encoding Aga1p (similar to Saccharomyces cerevisiae FIG2 (YCR089W) and AGA1 (YNR044W); ancestral locus Anc_6.367) has protein sequence MKTFILSIFLFRLAAALSLTTTVVGITSTVTSYYCPTCVTSTISQSSSSIPLVSSSSVTSSESIVSTETIEIMSTTTETVCTRCTETSSSSSIVSSSISSSSSIVSSSSIAPSSSIVSSSSIAPSSSTVSSGSTLSTTRSSSVISTSSSEVDSSSSISTSSSSSSEATSTLVSSSSSSISTAASSSSITSSLIFSSVASSSVSSSSSTSLTSSILSSTPITSAVSTSHMSSFANSTSATTTPSESIDTITTTISKITSIYTTTCPFNDSSSATIEICTNDICSGMKNVTPSGKVSESTTSTTVSATSDVVPTTSSNHISIETMTTKSSSISARSASSLSSSNIHVSSASATTTSIPSSISTSSSSTKPNTSTATVIYSIPVTTTRSTGSLRVQTSSSTTSTEHVSIYEGSAAKKSPFDTLLMGLMIILSN, from the coding sequence aTGAAGACCTTCATTTTAAgtatctttctttttagaCTTGCTGCTGCTTTGAGTTTGACTACTACTGTTGTCGGCATAACATCCACAGTCACTTCATATTATTGTCCAACTTGTGTCACATCCACTATCTCACAAAGCTCCAGTAGCATTCCATTAGTGTCAAGTTCTTCTGTCACATCAAGTGAATCCATTGTCTCTACAGAAACTATCGAAATAATGTCGACAACAACTGAAACAGTGTGTACTCGTTGTACAGAgacatcttcatcttccagTATCGTCTCATCCAGTATTTCCTCATCGTCCAGTATTGTTTCATCGTCCAGTATTGCCCCATCGTCCAGTATTGTTTCATCATCCAGTATTGCCCCATCTTCCAGTACTGTCTCATCAGGTAGCACTTTATCAACCACTAGATCATCAAGTGTCATTTCTACATCTTCTAGTGAAGTTGATTCTTCATCCAGCATAtctacttcttcttcttcttccagTGAAGCAACTTCCACTCTCGTTTCCTCTTCAAGTAGCAGTATCTCTACTGCTGCCTCGTCGTCAAGCATAACTTCTTCCctgattttttcttctgtgGCTTCTTCCTCTGTGTCTTCTTCCTCGAGTACAAGCCTGACCTCCTCCATACTTTCCTCCACCCCAATTACTTCTGCCGTATCCACCAGCCATATGTCATCCTTTGCTAATTCCACCTCTGCTACAACAACGCCATCAGAATCAATTGACACTATCACCACGACCATCAGCAAAATTACCAGCATATATACAACAACATGCCCATTCAATGACTCTTCATCAGCTACTATCGAAATTTGTACTAACGATATATGCTCTGGTATGAAAAATGTGACACCCAGTGGAAAAGTTTCAGAATCAACTACATCTACCACCGTGTCTGCTACCTCTGATGTTGTTCCAACAACTAGCTCCAACCATATCAGCATCGAAACTATGACAACTAAAAGCTCTTCCATTTCTGCTCGCAGCGCTTCATCGCTTTCCTCTTCAAATATACACGTTTCCAGTGCTTCCGCTACCACCACCTCCATACCTTCTTCCATTTCTACAAGTTCTTCCTCTACCAAACCAAATACATCAACAGCAACTGTCATATATTCTATACCAGTCACAACTACAAGATCAACTGGCTCACTACGCGTGCAAACCTCTAGCTCTACTACAAGTACAGAGCATGTAAGTATCTACGAAGGAAGTGCCGCTAAAAAATCACCATTCGACACTTTATTAATGGGACTAATGATTATTCTATCAAACTAA
- the PET494 gene encoding Pet494p (similar to Saccharomyces cerevisiae PET494 (YNR045W); ancestral locus Anc_6.369), with amino-acid sequence MSTKYTLCRFKCIRFYMRGRPGMRPNGLLPNYKPNLTQTLWRYFNAPGNVMFVTTNVITLIGLITYTTLAHNGGSFDLGDEEIMVNRHLDQLNHKRQLLQIEKLETLKRQLLQQLQRKQLELVATDSPLEPYIAKSVSMDEAGKMDSFNPLLCKISLFHMIYAYQLYQDVISEPYSKKKNGFREWFHHISIMKHNNSQIMNKGITLKSNLNQFYKIWKSDCSKLFQDLTKVDHFKFPNWQKCPNKSFQLLCRELYDNELNSIDDFARFYGNVRSRNFKKLIRYWIYDNSSLLKKSTKSQESLFNTLLIESNDDTELFNKYLSIIINPENKRRKFFFKNDSIELDTLLNALQGCIQQAHFHDCNTELVRIMHILKNNGYIDKYKKVRISLAGKSKPPLESEYYESLSENKRLLWLLSSIPR; translated from the coding sequence ATGTCAACCAAGTACACTTTATGTCGATTTAAATGTATACGATTTTATATGAGGGGACGACCGGGTATGAGGCCGAATGGACTATTGCCTAACTACAAACCAAATTTAACTCAGACTCTTTGGCGATATTTCAATGCACCAGGAAACGTAATGTTTGTCACCACGAATGTAATCACTTTGATTGGATTAATTACATATACTACATTAGCGCATAATGGGGGTTCTTTTGATCTtggtgatgaagaaattatgGTAAACCGACATTTAGATCAGCTAAATCATAAGAGGCAGCTtttacaaattgaaaaattagagacTTTGAAAAGACAATTATTGCAACAATTGCAAAGGAAACAGCTTGAACTGGTAGCTACCGATAGTCCACTGGAACCATACATCGCAAAATCGGTCTCGATGGACGAAGCTGGTAAAATGGATTCATTCAATCCGTTACTTTGTAAAATATCATTGTTCCATATGATATACGCCTATCAGCTTTATCAAGATGTGATTTCTGAACCATACagtaagaagaaaaatggttttAGGGAATGGTTTCATCATATTAGTATTATGAAACATAATAATTCTCAAATCATGAACAAAGGGATAACTCTAAAATCAAATcttaatcaattttataaaatctGGAAATCTGATTGTTCGAAATTATTTCAGGATCTAACCAAAGTGGATCACTTTAAGTTCCCTAATTGGCAAAAGTGTCCGAATAAAAGTTTTCAACTGTTATGTCGGGAGTTATATGACAATGAGTTGAATAGTATCGATGATTTTGCACGATTTTATGGCAACGTACGctcgagaaattttaaaaaattgatcagATATTGGATTTACGACAATTCGAGCCTACTCAAAAAGAGCACAAAAAGTCAGgaatcattatttaatacATTGTTGATAGAATCGAATGATGATACAGAATTGTTCAATAAATACTTATCTATCATAATAAATCCGGAGAATAAGAGAAGgaagttttttttcaaaaacgaTTCCATAGAGTTAGACACACTGCTGAACGCATTACAAGGCTGTATCCAACAAGCTCATTTCCATGACTGTAATACCGAACTTGTAAGAATAATGCACATACTTAAAAATAACGGATATATCGATAAGTACAAGAAGGTACGAATTTCTTTAGCTGGCAAAAGCAAACCACCACTTGAGTCCGAATATTATGAATCTTTAAGTGAAAATAAAAGGCTACTGTGGCTACTATCGTCAATACCGAGATAA
- the TRM112 gene encoding RNA methylation protein TRM112 (similar to Saccharomyces cerevisiae TRM112 (YNR046W); ancestral locus Anc_6.370), translating into MKFLTTNFLKCSVRTCDTSNDSFPLQYDGSKCELVQDESIELNPEFLLNILDRVDWDAVLSVAADLGNTTLPPNKPVFSSTSVDELNEDEQAVLRDLHVLLVQTNIVEGEMKCKNCGHIYYIKNSIPNLLLPPHLA; encoded by the coding sequence atgaaatttttgacgACCAATTTTCTAAAATGTTCTGTTAGAACATGTGACACAAGCAACGACAGTTTTCCTTTGCAATACGATGGATCCAAGTGTGAATTAGTTCAAGATGAAAGCATCGAGCTCAATCCcgaatttcttttgaacATCTTAGACAGGGTCGACTGGGATGCTGTGCTTTCTGTTGCAGCTGATTTAGGTAACACCACACTTCCCCCAAATAAGCCGGTGTTCAGCTCTACTTCCGTTGATGAActaaatgaagatgaacaaGCTGTTTTAAGAGATTTACACGTTTTACTTGTCCAAACTAACATTGTAGAAGGTGAAATGAAGTGCAAAAACTGTGGCCACATCTATTACATCAAGAATAGCATTCCAAACTTATTGTTACCACCTCACTTGGCTTAG